The following are from one region of the Bacillus methanolicus MGA3 genome:
- a CDS encoding YgzB family protein yields MAKYTSKINKIRTFALSLIFIGFVVMYVGIYFRNHPLIMTIFMILGLLFIIASTIVYFWIGMLSTKTVQVICPNCNKPTKMLGRVDMCMYCREPLTLDPELEGKEFDEKYNRKK; encoded by the coding sequence ATGGCAAAATATACAAGTAAAATAAATAAAATTCGCACTTTTGCATTAAGTTTAATTTTTATTGGCTTTGTAGTTATGTATGTTGGGATTTACTTCAGAAATCATCCTCTGATCATGACTATATTTATGATTCTAGGTTTGCTCTTTATTATTGCTAGTACAATTGTTTATTTCTGGATTGGCATGTTATCAACTAAAACTGTTCAAGTCATTTGTCCTAATTGCAATAAACCAACAAAAATGCTCGGCAGAGTGGATATGTGTATGTACTGCCGGGAACCTTTAACTCTTGATCCCGAGCTTGAGGGAAAAGAATTTGATGAAAAATACAATAGGAAGAAGTAA
- a CDS encoding nucleotidyltransferase-like protein, producing MEDALRPIYQERASHKDTLGVLMIEKKQKAIPTTDTFDKVLLIIVKSADMPVFIKHYTFEEKKAAMHIVTQKQLNEWLLLGSNRKVVEWIFDGKVLFDRNEYIHNLKNELREFPFSGRKIKMGLEFAKLIRRYMDGKSFFNNQHYLDAYNHVVHSLHHLARLAVIENGFHPEVTVWNQVKQIDPEIFKLYEELVNSEETLEKRLELLFLASDFLIYSKTNLGTSHLLEILREKTYWSFSDIMEHQELAGYSVDLGVLLEYLIEKNIIEVVNKETKGQGIFHRYYKVAEKLL from the coding sequence ATGGAAGACGCCCTTCGGCCTATCTACCAGGAACGTGCAAGCCATAAGGATACACTTGGTGTATTAATGATTGAAAAAAAACAAAAGGCAATTCCGACAACTGATACATTTGATAAGGTTTTACTAATAATTGTTAAAAGTGCGGATATGCCCGTTTTTATAAAACATTACACGTTTGAAGAGAAAAAAGCGGCAATGCACATTGTGACTCAAAAACAATTAAATGAGTGGCTGTTATTGGGATCAAACCGAAAAGTGGTTGAATGGATTTTTGACGGAAAAGTTCTTTTTGACCGAAATGAATACATTCATAACTTAAAAAATGAGCTTAGAGAATTTCCTTTCTCTGGCAGGAAAATAAAAATGGGATTAGAATTTGCAAAATTAATTAGAAGATACATGGATGGAAAGTCGTTTTTTAATAACCAGCATTATTTAGATGCCTATAATCATGTTGTACATTCACTTCATCATCTTGCCCGGCTTGCGGTGATAGAGAATGGATTTCACCCGGAAGTTACCGTTTGGAACCAGGTCAAACAAATTGATCCTGAAATTTTTAAACTTTACGAGGAACTAGTAAATAGTGAAGAAACACTCGAAAAGCGTTTGGAGTTGCTGTTTTTAGCAAGTGATTTCTTAATTTATTCAAAAACAAATCTTGGAACTTCCCACTTATTGGAGATTTTAAGAGAAAAAACATATTGGTCGTTCAGCGATATTATGGAACATCAAGAGCTTGCTGGCTATTCGGTAGATCTTGGAGTTCTTTTAGAATATCTTATCGAGAAGAATATAATTGAAGTAGTTAATAAGGAAACAAAAGGCCAAGGGATATTCCATAGATATTACAAGGTAGCAGAAAAATTATTGTAA